In Duganella zoogloeoides, a single genomic region encodes these proteins:
- a CDS encoding alkaline phosphatase, with amino-acid sequence MKPTLIAASLALGLATSFTLPAHAAGEAKNIIFFLGDGMGPTTITAARIYKYGEDGSLTMDTLERTARIKTFSADAQTTDSAPSMAAYMTGVKMNNEVISMSAETVATNPGRDANGNLGVNNCAATNGTPAATILELAKAKGKAVGTITTTELTHATPATAWSHICNRNAQYHIAAQLVPGGAGFNIALGDGVDVLMGGGRNHFTPYAAGNTTGRADGRNLLTELAAKGYTVAANKTEMNAATGKKFIGLYSTRSHLEYELDRTATPPLGEGASQPSLAEMTVKAMDLLAQNTNGYFLMVEGGRIDHALHGTNAKRALTDTIAFDDAIKAALAKAKLTDPTLANTLIVVTADHDHTLAFNGYGKRGNPILDINRGYRDGQPAKDADGKTYTTLVFGNGPNRPNLRDNLDSTTVLADNYLQETGVRLSSETHGGGDVKLFATGAGAKPFKGTLDNTKVFGLLKTAFGF; translated from the coding sequence ATGAAACCTACCCTGATTGCGGCCAGCCTGGCCCTGGGCCTTGCCACGTCCTTCACCCTGCCAGCGCACGCTGCCGGCGAAGCCAAGAACATCATCTTCTTCCTCGGTGACGGCATGGGCCCCACCACGATTACCGCCGCGCGCATCTACAAGTACGGCGAAGACGGCAGCCTGACCATGGACACGCTGGAGCGCACCGCGCGCATCAAGACTTTCTCGGCCGACGCCCAGACCACCGACAGCGCACCGTCGATGGCCGCCTACATGACCGGCGTGAAAATGAACAACGAGGTGATCTCGATGTCCGCCGAAACGGTCGCCACCAACCCCGGCCGCGACGCCAACGGCAACCTCGGCGTGAACAACTGCGCCGCCACCAACGGCACGCCGGCCGCCACCATCCTGGAACTGGCCAAGGCCAAGGGCAAGGCCGTAGGGACGATTACCACCACCGAGCTGACCCACGCCACGCCAGCCACGGCCTGGTCGCACATCTGCAACCGCAACGCGCAGTACCACATTGCCGCGCAACTGGTGCCGGGCGGCGCCGGCTTCAATATTGCCCTGGGCGACGGCGTCGACGTGCTGATGGGCGGCGGGCGCAACCACTTCACGCCTTACGCCGCCGGCAACACCACCGGCCGCGCCGACGGCCGCAACCTGTTGACCGAACTGGCCGCCAAGGGCTACACGGTCGCTGCCAACAAGACCGAGATGAATGCTGCCACCGGCAAGAAATTCATCGGCCTGTACAGCACCCGCAGCCACCTCGAATACGAACTCGATCGCACCGCCACGCCGCCGCTGGGCGAGGGCGCGTCGCAACCGAGCCTGGCCGAGATGACGGTCAAGGCGATGGACCTGCTGGCGCAAAACACCAACGGCTACTTCCTGATGGTGGAAGGCGGCCGCATCGACCACGCGCTGCACGGTACCAACGCCAAGCGCGCGCTGACCGACACCATTGCATTCGACGACGCCATCAAGGCCGCGCTGGCCAAGGCCAAACTGACCGACCCGACCCTGGCCAATACCCTGATCGTGGTCACCGCCGACCACGACCACACGCTGGCGTTCAACGGCTACGGCAAGCGCGGCAACCCCATCCTCGACATCAACCGTGGTTACCGCGACGGCCAGCCGGCCAAGGATGCCGATGGCAAGACCTACACCACGCTGGTGTTCGGCAACGGCCCGAACCGCCCGAACCTGCGCGACAACCTCGACAGCACCACGGTGCTGGCCGATAACTACCTGCAAGAGACCGGCGTGCGCCTGTCGAGCGAAACCCACGGTGGTGGCGATGTCAAACTGTTTGCTACCGGCGCCGGCGCCAAGCCGTTCAAGGGCACGCTCGACAACACCAAGGTGTTTGGGCTGCTGAAGACGGCGTTCGGGTTTTAA
- a CDS encoding isocitrate lyase/PEP mutase family protein, whose amino-acid sequence MNAVTTFKKLHDGSRLLHLPNAWDAGSARLFESLGAPAIATTSAGVAWAAGYADGGQMPVDVAIAVAANIARVLTVPLSVDFENGYDDDPQAVALSVLRLIDVGVAGVNLEDGHDAPQVLAAKIAAIKELAAQEGRDIFINTRTDVYLKNLAPEGERVAEVLRRAALYQAAGADGLFVAGIVKPDEIAQVVAAAALPVNVMDWPGVPDADTLMQLGVRRLSAGSGIPQALWAVAAGMGRDFLATGNAGPLVAQAMPYGQLQALYQPSAH is encoded by the coding sequence ATGAACGCTGTAACCACCTTCAAAAAACTGCACGACGGCAGCCGCTTGCTGCACCTGCCCAACGCCTGGGATGCGGGCAGCGCACGGCTGTTCGAAAGCCTCGGTGCGCCGGCGATTGCCACCACCAGTGCCGGCGTGGCGTGGGCCGCCGGCTATGCCGATGGCGGCCAGATGCCGGTCGATGTGGCGATCGCCGTGGCCGCCAATATCGCGCGGGTGCTGACGGTGCCGTTGTCGGTCGATTTCGAAAACGGCTACGACGACGATCCGCAGGCCGTGGCGCTGAGCGTGCTGCGCCTGATCGACGTGGGGGTGGCAGGCGTCAACCTCGAAGACGGTCACGATGCGCCGCAGGTCTTGGCTGCCAAGATCGCCGCGATCAAGGAGCTGGCCGCGCAGGAGGGCAGGGACATTTTCATCAACACCCGCACCGACGTGTATCTGAAAAACCTGGCGCCGGAAGGAGAGCGGGTGGCCGAAGTGCTGCGCCGCGCGGCGTTGTACCAGGCGGCCGGCGCCGACGGCCTGTTCGTGGCCGGCATCGTCAAGCCCGATGAGATTGCGCAGGTGGTCGCGGCAGCGGCCTTGCCGGTCAACGTGATGGACTGGCCGGGCGTGCCGGACGCCGACACGCTCATGCAGCTGGGCGTGCGTCGCCTGAGCGCCGGCTCCGGCATTCCGCAAGCGTTGTGGGCAGTCGCTGCCGGGATGGGCCGCGACTTCCTCGCCACCGGCAACGCCGGTCCGCTGGTGGCGCAGGCCATGCCGTATGGCCAGTTACAGGCTTTGTATCAGCCGTCTGCGCATTAA
- a CDS encoding PEPxxWA-CTERM sorting domain-containing protein, whose translation MTLNKAMMAVMLSLAGSAACAAGGSTTVDFSNGNEGWYGLEAADGNGGSGIDTSMGHGAPALRTVIENFGISFGTTTNTAFLGDYSAKGPVTLGLDIKANEIKYFNQDVARDVVVELRDYGNTPAGMPYSSVWYKLGTIDATQDWQHLSVTIADPTATGLPAGWGGYGSTDDGAGPKLPDGRSFADVLASVDEVVFGTFVPGYMYGFTNFDVAVDNISVTAVPEPSTYAMMIGGLGLIGWMRRRQQSRAVPGSGSLAA comes from the coding sequence ATGACTTTGAACAAAGCAATGATGGCGGTGATGTTGTCCCTCGCTGGTAGCGCCGCCTGTGCGGCCGGTGGTTCCACGACAGTGGATTTTTCCAATGGTAACGAGGGCTGGTACGGTCTGGAAGCGGCGGATGGCAATGGTGGTTCCGGCATCGATACCAGCATGGGCCATGGCGCGCCGGCACTGCGCACCGTGATAGAAAACTTCGGCATTTCGTTCGGCACCACCACCAACACCGCCTTTCTTGGCGATTACTCGGCCAAGGGGCCGGTGACGCTGGGCCTCGACATCAAGGCCAACGAGATCAAGTATTTCAACCAGGACGTTGCGCGCGACGTGGTGGTGGAGCTGCGCGACTATGGCAACACGCCGGCCGGCATGCCGTACTCGAGCGTGTGGTACAAGCTCGGCACCATCGACGCCACCCAGGACTGGCAGCACCTGTCGGTCACCATCGCCGACCCGACCGCCACCGGCTTGCCGGCGGGCTGGGGCGGCTATGGCTCCACCGACGACGGCGCCGGACCCAAGCTGCCAGACGGCCGCAGCTTTGCCGACGTGCTGGCCAGCGTGGACGAAGTGGTGTTCGGAACTTTCGTACCCGGCTATATGTACGGCTTCACCAACTTTGACGTGGCGGTCGACAACATCTCGGTCACCGCCGTGCCGGAACCGTCCACCTACGCCATGATGATCGGCGGCCTGGGCCTGATCGGCTGGATGCGTCGGCGCCAGCAGTCCCGCGCAGTGCCCGGTTCCGGCTCGCTGGCGGCGTAA
- a CDS encoding glycoside hydrolase family 43 protein, which translates to MKRREMTKAIAAGLMMPFAFCQQTAQAQSRPAAAGRQLRIVPAIAPVAGTRAPAEQDMQAYLFVYFKDETHSVHFATSTDGYTFTDLNDGQPVLPGKGLGEQQGVRDPHLMRGPDNAFYMSMTDLHIYARDAGLRSTEWERPGEDYGWGNNRALILMKSYDLVNWTHALVRIDQLFPADYADVGAAWAPQTIFDAEKNQLMVYFTTRHKGGQNYLVYAYANAAYTTLETTPQQLFHYPDQTKSTIDGDITRVGNKYHLFYVAHDAPNGLRHAVSDRINTGYQFDPRKIDPETVACEAPMVWRRIGSKNYVLMYDVFGLKPNNMGFSETADFTTFKNLGRFNDAGSPMRATNFSGPKHGSVMHITAAELARLKAHFARA; encoded by the coding sequence ATGAAGCGCAGGGAAATGACCAAGGCCATCGCGGCCGGGCTGATGATGCCGTTTGCCTTTTGCCAGCAAACTGCCCAGGCACAAAGCCGGCCGGCCGCCGCCGGCCGCCAGTTGCGCATCGTGCCCGCCATTGCGCCGGTGGCCGGCACCCGCGCCCCGGCCGAGCAGGACATGCAAGCCTACCTGTTCGTCTATTTCAAGGACGAAACCCACTCGGTCCACTTCGCCACGTCCACCGACGGCTACACCTTCACCGACCTCAACGACGGCCAGCCGGTGTTACCGGGCAAGGGACTGGGCGAGCAGCAAGGCGTGCGCGACCCGCACCTGATGCGCGGCCCCGACAACGCCTTTTATATGTCGATGACCGACCTGCACATCTACGCGCGCGACGCCGGCCTGCGCAGCACCGAATGGGAACGTCCGGGCGAGGATTATGGCTGGGGCAACAACCGCGCGCTGATCCTGATGAAATCCTACGACCTGGTCAACTGGACCCACGCGCTGGTGCGCATCGATCAACTGTTCCCGGCCGACTACGCCGACGTCGGCGCTGCCTGGGCGCCGCAAACCATTTTCGATGCGGAAAAAAACCAGCTGATGGTGTACTTCACCACCCGCCACAAGGGCGGCCAGAACTACCTGGTGTACGCCTACGCCAACGCCGCCTACACCACGCTCGAGACGACACCGCAGCAGCTGTTCCACTACCCCGACCAGACCAAGAGCACCATCGACGGCGACATCACCAGGGTGGGCAACAAGTACCACCTGTTCTACGTCGCCCACGACGCCCCGAACGGCCTGCGCCACGCGGTCTCGGACCGCATCAACACCGGCTACCAGTTCGACCCGCGCAAGATCGATCCCGAAACGGTCGCCTGCGAAGCGCCGATGGTCTGGCGCCGCATCGGCAGCAAGAACTACGTGCTGATGTACGACGTGTTCGGCCTCAAGCCGAACAACATGGGCTTTTCGGAAACCGCCGACTTCACCACGTTCAAGAACCTGGGCCGTTTCAACGATGCCGGCTCACCGATGCGCGCCACCAATTTTTCCGGTCCCAAGCATGGCTCGGTAATGCATATCACGGCGGCGGAACTGGCGCGCCTCAAGGCGCATTTCGCTCGAGCCTGA
- a CDS encoding DNA polymerase II, giving the protein MTCTGFILTRHWRDTAHGTEIDFWLATDDGPRKIRLTAQTSVAFAEAGQRAAIAALMDQSGGIELRDLQLKTFQQEPVIGVYASRYKALTAFERTLREHGIRMYEADIRPPERYLMERFISAGVTVEGGRVEGATIFDCKLRPAPDFRPTLKIVSLDIETSAHGDLYSIALEGCGQRQVYMLGTAPESSGQSIDFDLEYCATPRQVIERLNGWFARHDPDVVIGWNVVQFDLRVLQKNADKYRIPLTLGRENKTIEWREHPGKQGYMFAPVTGRIVLDGIDALKAASWMFQSYSLENVSQEMLGEGKDIGSDYDKMAEIERRFHEDKPALAHYNLKDCELVTRIFDKANLLAFMIERATVTGLQADHLGGSIAAFSHHYLPRMHREGYVAPSVGDVSGGASPGGFVMDSKPGLYDSVVVLDYKSLYPSIIRTFLVDPVGLIEGEAATDAADQVEGVNGTVFSRTKHCLPEITTQIWKQRDAAKRAKNEPLSQALKLLMNSFCGVLGATECRFFNPRLVSSVTLRGHQMMKQTRALVEAEGYDVIYGDTDSIFIWLKKEHRNDDALAIGQQLADGINQWWRTMLKEKHGLDCHLEIEFDTHYQKFFMPTIRGTEMGSKKRYAGLMINAQGAEEVIYRGLEVARSDWTPLAQQFQQGLFMRVFKNQPYQDYVREYADRMLAGECDDLLVYRKRLRQPLDEYKVNVPPQVRAARLADEYNLAHRRPLRYQNGGWISYVMTTSGPEPLEDLRSQIDYEHYLTKQLQPIADAILQPMHDSFGNLTTMQSSLF; this is encoded by the coding sequence ATGACCTGCACCGGCTTTATCCTCACGCGCCACTGGCGCGATACTGCGCACGGCACCGAGATCGACTTCTGGCTGGCCACCGACGACGGCCCCCGGAAAATCCGCCTGACCGCGCAAACTTCCGTCGCCTTTGCCGAGGCAGGACAGCGCGCGGCCATCGCGGCGCTGATGGATCAGTCGGGCGGCATCGAGTTGCGCGACCTGCAATTGAAAACCTTCCAGCAGGAGCCGGTGATCGGCGTGTACGCGTCGCGCTACAAGGCACTGACCGCGTTTGAGCGCACGCTGCGCGAACACGGCATCCGCATGTACGAGGCCGATATCCGCCCGCCCGAGCGCTATTTGATGGAACGGTTCATTTCGGCCGGCGTCACCGTTGAAGGCGGCCGCGTCGAAGGCGCGACGATCTTCGACTGCAAGCTCAGGCCGGCGCCCGATTTCCGTCCCACGCTCAAGATCGTCTCGCTCGATATCGAGACCAGCGCCCACGGCGACCTGTATTCGATTGCGCTCGAAGGCTGCGGCCAGCGCCAGGTGTACATGCTCGGCACTGCACCGGAGTCATCCGGGCAGTCGATCGACTTCGATCTCGAATACTGCGCCACGCCGCGCCAGGTCATCGAGCGCCTGAACGGCTGGTTCGCGCGCCACGATCCCGACGTGGTCATCGGCTGGAACGTGGTGCAGTTCGATCTGCGGGTGCTGCAAAAGAACGCCGACAAGTACCGCATTCCACTGACCCTGGGCCGCGAAAACAAAACCATCGAGTGGCGCGAGCACCCGGGCAAGCAGGGCTATATGTTCGCGCCGGTGACGGGCCGCATCGTATTGGACGGGATCGACGCGCTCAAGGCGGCGTCGTGGATGTTCCAGTCGTACAGCCTGGAGAACGTCTCGCAGGAGATGCTGGGCGAGGGCAAGGACATCGGCAGCGACTACGACAAGATGGCCGAGATCGAGCGCCGCTTCCACGAAGACAAGCCGGCGCTGGCGCACTACAACCTCAAGGACTGCGAGCTGGTCACGCGCATTTTCGACAAGGCCAACCTGCTGGCGTTCATGATCGAGCGCGCCACCGTCACCGGCCTGCAGGCAGACCACTTGGGCGGCTCGATCGCGGCCTTCAGCCACCACTACCTGCCGCGCATGCACCGCGAGGGCTACGTGGCGCCCAGCGTGGGCGATGTGTCGGGCGGGGCGTCGCCCGGTGGCTTTGTCATGGATTCCAAGCCGGGCCTGTACGACTCGGTCGTGGTGCTCGACTACAAAAGCCTGTACCCGTCGATCATCCGCACCTTCCTGGTCGATCCGGTGGGGCTGATCGAAGGGGAGGCGGCCACCGATGCGGCCGACCAGGTGGAGGGCGTGAACGGCACCGTGTTCTCGCGCACGAAGCACTGCCTGCCCGAGATCACCACGCAGATCTGGAAGCAGCGCGACGCCGCCAAGCGCGCGAAGAACGAGCCGCTGTCGCAGGCATTGAAGCTGTTGATGAATTCCTTCTGCGGCGTGCTGGGCGCCACCGAATGCCGCTTCTTCAATCCGCGCCTGGTGTCGTCGGTGACACTGCGCGGCCACCAGATGATGAAGCAGACGCGCGCGCTGGTCGAAGCCGAGGGCTACGACGTGATTTACGGCGACACCGATTCGATCTTCATCTGGCTGAAAAAAGAGCACCGCAACGACGATGCGCTGGCCATCGGCCAGCAGCTGGCGGACGGCATCAACCAGTGGTGGCGCACCATGCTCAAGGAAAAGCATGGCCTCGACTGTCACCTCGAAATCGAGTTCGACACCCACTACCAGAAATTCTTCATGCCCACCATCCGCGGCACGGAAATGGGCAGCAAGAAGCGCTACGCCGGGCTGATGATCAATGCGCAAGGCGCAGAGGAAGTGATTTATCGCGGCCTGGAAGTGGCGCGCAGCGACTGGACGCCGCTGGCGCAGCAGTTCCAGCAAGGCCTGTTCATGCGCGTGTTCAAGAACCAGCCTTACCAGGACTACGTGCGCGAGTACGCGGACCGCATGCTGGCCGGTGAATGCGACGACCTGCTGGTGTACCGCAAGCGCCTGCGCCAGCCGCTCGACGAGTACAAGGTGAACGTGCCGCCGCAGGTGCGCGCCGCGCGCCTGGCCGACGAGTACAACCTGGCGCACCGCCGCCCGCTGCGCTACCAGAACGGCGGCTGGATCAGCTACGTGATGACCACCAGCGGCCCGGAACCGCTGGAAGATTTACGGTCGCAGATCGACTACGAACATTACCTGACCAAGCAGCTGCAGCCGATTGCGGACGCCATTTTGCAACCGATGCACGACAGCTTCGGCAATCTCACCACCATGCAATCGAGTTTATTTTAA
- a CDS encoding alkaline phosphatase produces the protein MLFPLLAGLTAVLLAGCNSDSTPVNETAPTTPVAAAPKNVIFFLGDGMGMTTMTAARIYAVGEDGDLTVDTLPESAFVKTYSNDAQVTDSAPSMAAYMTGVKMNNEVISMSANTVAVDPVADANGNKLGNNCGASNGTAVPTLLEQAKTQGMATGVVTTTRVTHATPAATYAHICHRDLENDIAAASVPGGAGFNAALGTGLDVMLGGGSQFFVPVAAGGKRSDGRNLIDESKARNATYVSNVTELNAIDASKTTRLLGLFSSSHMSYDLDRDPAKEPSLAEMATKAMDVLAKNSKGYFLMVEGGRIDHALHETTAKKALHDMVAFDNAIKAVLAKARIADPDLKNTLIVVTADHDHTLVLNGYAKRTGKTTAANAGVLGVVKNYVTGAVDKDLDGAPYPIIGFGNGENRTQGNRSSMASLDDSVTSANTYHQEAVVRVAVGSETHGGTDVFLGAIGKGAENFTGTIDNTKVFSLVKTASGL, from the coding sequence CTGCTTTTCCCACTGCTTGCCGGCCTGACCGCCGTCCTGCTGGCCGGCTGCAACAGCGATTCCACCCCGGTCAACGAGACCGCGCCCACCACCCCGGTGGCCGCCGCCCCCAAGAACGTGATCTTCTTCCTCGGCGACGGCATGGGCATGACCACCATGACCGCCGCCCGCATCTACGCCGTCGGTGAAGACGGCGACCTGACCGTCGATACGCTGCCGGAATCGGCATTCGTGAAGACCTACTCGAATGACGCGCAAGTGACCGACAGCGCGCCGTCGATGGCCGCCTACATGACCGGCGTGAAAATGAACAACGAAGTGATCTCGATGTCGGCCAACACGGTCGCCGTCGATCCGGTGGCCGACGCCAACGGCAACAAGCTTGGCAACAACTGCGGCGCCAGCAATGGCACGGCGGTGCCGACCCTGCTCGAACAAGCCAAGACGCAAGGCATGGCTACAGGCGTGGTCACCACCACCCGCGTGACGCACGCCACCCCGGCCGCCACCTACGCCCACATCTGCCACCGCGACCTGGAGAACGATATCGCCGCCGCCTCCGTGCCGGGCGGCGCCGGCTTCAATGCCGCGCTGGGCACGGGCCTGGACGTGATGCTCGGCGGCGGCAGCCAGTTCTTCGTGCCGGTCGCCGCCGGCGGCAAGCGCAGCGACGGCCGCAACCTGATCGACGAATCGAAAGCCAGGAACGCCACGTACGTCAGCAATGTCACCGAACTGAACGCGATCGACGCCAGCAAGACCACCCGCCTGCTGGGCCTGTTCTCGTCCAGCCACATGAGCTATGACCTCGACCGTGACCCAGCCAAGGAGCCGAGCCTGGCCGAAATGGCCACCAAGGCCATGGACGTGCTGGCCAAGAACAGCAAGGGTTATTTCCTGATGGTGGAAGGCGGCCGCATCGACCACGCGCTGCATGAAACCACGGCCAAGAAAGCGCTGCACGACATGGTGGCGTTCGACAACGCCATCAAGGCCGTGCTGGCCAAGGCCCGCATTGCCGACCCGGACCTGAAAAACACCCTGATCGTGGTGACCGCCGACCATGACCACACGCTGGTCCTGAACGGCTACGCCAAGCGCACCGGCAAAACCACTGCCGCCAATGCCGGCGTGCTGGGCGTGGTGAAAAACTACGTGACCGGCGCGGTGGACAAGGACCTCGACGGTGCACCGTACCCGATCATCGGCTTTGGCAATGGCGAGAACCGCACCCAGGGCAACCGCAGCAGCATGGCCAGCCTGGACGACAGCGTGACCAGCGCCAATACCTATCACCAGGAGGCGGTAGTGCGGGTGGCGGTGGGTAGCGAGACCCACGGCGGCACCGACGTGTTCCTGGGCGCGATCGGCAAGGGCGCCGAAAACTTCACCGGCACCATCGACAACACCAAGGTGTTTAGCCTGGTCAAGACCGCCTCCGGCCTGTAA
- a CDS encoding calcium:proton antiporter, with translation MKISKSLPIWSIASPVIAWLLIAGQAMGAQDIVGQVYTLLLVAGLFAGVLAAVFHAEVVAHKVGEPYGTLVLAIAVTAIEVALIVSLMIAGGEATAGLARDTVFAAVMIILNGMLGLCLLAGAKRHGEQTFTLSGVSAALTTLAAISILTMVLPNYTTTVPGPSYSASQLGFIALVSLVLYGTFVLVQTVRHRDYFLPEVATNDEDTHAPPPPLKMTWLSAALLLTCLASVVLLAKMLSPVLEATVLKLGAPKAVVGIIIAAVVLLPEGIAAFHAARANRLQTSLNLALGSALASIGLTIPAVAVVSLMTGWTLSLGIDVKSSVLLLLSLIVATLSLGTGRTTVMQGTVHLVIFAVYLFTAIVP, from the coding sequence GTGAAAATATCGAAGTCTTTGCCCATATGGTCGATCGCCTCGCCGGTAATCGCCTGGTTGCTGATCGCCGGCCAGGCGATGGGTGCGCAGGACATCGTCGGCCAGGTCTATACCTTGTTGCTGGTGGCGGGCCTGTTTGCCGGCGTGCTGGCGGCCGTGTTCCACGCCGAGGTGGTGGCGCACAAGGTGGGCGAACCGTATGGCACGCTGGTGCTGGCGATCGCGGTGACCGCCATCGAGGTGGCGCTGATCGTTTCGCTGATGATCGCTGGCGGTGAAGCGACCGCCGGACTGGCGCGCGACACCGTGTTCGCGGCCGTGATGATCATCCTGAACGGCATGCTGGGCCTGTGTTTGCTGGCTGGCGCCAAGCGCCACGGCGAGCAGACGTTTACCTTGTCGGGCGTGTCGGCCGCGCTGACCACGCTGGCGGCGATTTCGATTCTCACCATGGTCTTGCCCAACTACACCACCACCGTGCCCGGCCCGTCGTACAGCGCCAGCCAGCTCGGCTTCATCGCGCTGGTGTCGCTGGTGCTCTACGGTACCTTCGTGCTGGTGCAGACCGTGCGCCACCGCGATTACTTCCTGCCGGAAGTGGCCACCAACGACGAAGACACCCACGCGCCGCCGCCGCCGCTGAAAATGACCTGGCTGTCCGCCGCCTTGCTGTTGACCTGCCTGGCCAGCGTGGTGCTGCTGGCCAAGATGCTGTCGCCTGTGCTCGAAGCGACCGTGCTCAAGCTCGGTGCGCCGAAGGCCGTGGTCGGCATCATCATCGCTGCCGTGGTGCTGCTGCCGGAAGGTATCGCCGCCTTCCACGCCGCGCGCGCCAACCGCCTGCAAACCAGCCTGAACCTGGCGCTCGGCTCGGCCCTGGCCAGTATCGGCCTGACGATTCCCGCCGTGGCCGTGGTCTCGCTGATGACCGGCTGGACCCTGTCGCTCGGTATCGACGTGAAGTCCAGCGTATTGCTGCTGCTGTCGCTGATCGTCGCCACGCTGTCGCTGGGGACCGGCCGCACCACGGTGATGCAGGGCACGGTGCACCTGGTAATCTTCGCAGTCTATTTGTTTACAGCAATCGTTCCTTAA
- a CDS encoding mechanosensitive ion channel family protein: MNHYQLSPWLTNIPLEDWIVAAVVGTVVFFLLHGLQLFVRRRLAHMAAGAHAQRPLAEVLSATVASTSNFVILLIAVLAALTVLDFGAVWNQRIDHLWFIVIGVQVTIYLTRAITIGIRRYFRSQSDDANAPLTVANTLVSGAIKTLLWTLLLLSVLSNAGINITTFIASLGIGGIAIALAAQNILGDLFASLSIAVDKPFEVGDAINVLGVSGTVEHVGLKTTRIRADSGEQIVVSNTDLLKNVLRNYKRMATRRIVMSFRINPDTPAALAGQVPAMIRAIVEAQPDIRCDRVHLKAVTPEAIEYELVFFVLTSNYLVYMDTQQTILLATMERFAEMGISTTAPARRLLLENEAPPPQAAVKT, from the coding sequence TTGAACCATTACCAATTGAGCCCCTGGCTCACCAATATTCCCCTCGAAGACTGGATTGTCGCTGCCGTGGTCGGCACGGTGGTGTTTTTCCTGCTGCACGGCTTGCAACTGTTCGTGCGGCGGCGCCTGGCACACATGGCCGCCGGCGCCCATGCCCAGCGCCCGCTGGCCGAGGTGCTCAGCGCCACGGTGGCCAGCACCAGCAACTTCGTCATCCTCCTGATCGCCGTGCTGGCGGCGCTGACGGTGCTCGACTTCGGCGCCGTGTGGAACCAGCGCATCGACCATTTATGGTTCATCGTGATCGGCGTGCAGGTGACGATTTACCTCACCCGCGCCATCACCATCGGCATCCGCCGCTACTTCCGCAGCCAGTCCGACGACGCCAACGCGCCGCTCACGGTGGCCAACACGCTGGTCAGCGGCGCCATCAAGACGCTGTTGTGGACCTTGCTGCTGCTGTCGGTACTGTCCAACGCCGGCATCAACATCACCACGTTCATTGCCAGTCTCGGTATCGGCGGTATCGCCATTGCGCTGGCCGCGCAGAACATCCTCGGCGACCTGTTTGCGTCGTTGTCGATCGCGGTGGACAAGCCGTTCGAGGTGGGCGACGCCATCAATGTGCTCGGCGTGTCCGGCACGGTGGAGCACGTGGGCCTGAAGACCACGCGCATCCGCGCCGATAGCGGCGAACAGATCGTGGTATCGAACACCGACCTGCTGAAAAACGTGCTGCGCAACTACAAGCGCATGGCCACGCGCCGCATCGTCATGTCGTTCCGCATCAACCCGGATACCCCGGCTGCGCTGGCGGGCCAGGTGCCGGCCATGATCCGCGCCATCGTCGAGGCCCAGCCCGACATCCGCTGCGACCGCGTCCACCTGAAAGCGGTCACGCCCGAGGCGATCGAGTACGAGCTGGTGTTTTTTGTGCTCACGTCCAACTACCTGGTGTACATGGATACCCAGCAGACCATCCTGCTGGCCACCATGGAGCGCTTTGCCGAGATGGGCATCAGCACCACGGCGCCAGCGCGGCGCCTGCTGCTCGAGAATGAAGCGCCGCCCCCGCAGGCGGCCGTTAAAACCTGA